A stretch of Elgaria multicarinata webbii isolate HBS135686 ecotype San Diego chromosome 5, rElgMul1.1.pri, whole genome shotgun sequence DNA encodes these proteins:
- the LOC134399285 gene encoding sialidase-3-like — translation MSESPVSPGKVTLFRQEAPGGLTYRIPALLYLPPESAFLAFAEKRSSFKDEHAEFLVMRRGLKDRMSVQWGPQESLKTAMLPKHRTMSPCPVYDRKSGRVFLFFICVQTGITEWQQIRTGRNAARLCYVFSQDGGRTWSQTTDLTEQVIGEDLKNWATFAVGPGHGLQLSSGRLVVPAYTYYIHKPSSGQTPATPWTHPHCFTFYSDDGGQSWSQSQLFMALRTSECQVAELTCPDESRVLYYNARSPDGCRAEAISMADGRWLEEPCPCKELCEQPPHGCQGSVVSFAPVLKPSERDRKDDTDASTLPLGIDPSSASSKSAKSWLIFSHPTHKRKRLDLGIYLNTSPLEKHCWKSPWVLHEGPSGYSDLAVCEEGESLTFGCLFECGVSCECEEIAFRLFTDVELLRNAREACSCAASQN, via the exons ATGTCTGAGTCTCCAGTCAGCCCTGGGAAGGTAACTCTCTTCCGTCAGGAAGCACCAGGAGGCCTCACCTACCGCATTCCAGCACTACTCTACCTGCCCCCTGAGTCAGCTTTCCTGGCGTTTGCGGAGAAGCGCTCCTCATTCAAGGATGAACACGCCGAATTCCTGGTGATGAGGCGGGGACTGAAAGACAGAATGTCTGTCCAG TGGGGTCCTCAGGAGTCCCTGAAGACTGCCATGTTGCCCAAACACCGCACCATGAGTCCCTGCCCGGTGTACGACCGGAAGAGCGGCAGAGTCTTCCTCTTCTTTATCTGTGTGCAGACTGGCATTACGGAGTGGCAGCAGATCAGGACAGGGAGGAACGCTGCCCGGCTGTGTTACGTCTTCAGCCAAGATGGCGGCCGCACATGGAGCCAGACGACGGACCTGACCGAGCAGGTGATTGGAGAGGACTTGAAGAACTGGGCCACCTTTGCTGTGGGGCCGGGCCATGGCCTGCAGTTGAGCTCCGGGCGTCTGGTGGTTCCAGCGTACACCTACTACATCCACAAGCCTTCCTCCGGTCAAACACCcgccaccccctggacccacccccATTGCTTCACTTTCTACAGCGATGATGGCGGGCAAAGCTGGTCCCAGAGCCAGCTGTTCATGGCCTTGCGGACATCAGAGTGCCAAGTGGCTGAGCTGACTTGCCCGGATGAAAGCCGAGTGTTATACTACAACGCCCGCAGTCCAGACGGATGCCGGGCTGAGGCCATCAGCATGGCCGATGGACGCTGGCTTGAGGAGCCTTGCCCGTGCAAGGAGTTGTGTGAGCAGCCGCCACATGGTTGCCAGGGGAGTGTGGTGAGTTTTGCCCCAGTGCTGAAGCCTTCGGAGCGGGACCGAAAGGACGATACGGATGCATCAACCCTTCCACTGGGCATTGACCCCTCGTCAGCGTCCTCCAAGAGCGCCAAGTCCTGGCTGATTTTCTCCCATCCCACACACAAACGAAAGCGCCTGGATTTGGGCATCTACCTGAATACTTCCCCACTGGAGAAGCATTGCTGGAAATCCCCCTGGGTGCTGCATGAAGGCCCCAGCGGCTACTCAGACCTGGCCGTGTGCGAGGAGGGGGAGTCCCTGACTTTCGGGTGCCTGTTTGAGTGCGGGGTGTCCTGCGAGTGTGAGGAGATTGCCTTCCGGCTGTTCACCGACGTCGAACTCCTGAGGAACGCGAGGGAAGCTTGCTCTTGTGCAGCTTCCCAAAACTAA